Proteins encoded by one window of Vigna radiata var. radiata cultivar VC1973A chromosome 5, Vradiata_ver6, whole genome shotgun sequence:
- the LOC106761331 gene encoding chaperone protein dnaJ 49-like → MNTNRAEAERLLAIGEKLLQSRDLSGSRDFAILAQEAEPLLEGSDQILAIVDVLVAAEKPIHDSHLDWYAILQVDRTCQNLDLIRKQYRRLGLLLHPDKNPFSLADHAFKFVTDAWAVLSDPVQKALYDRDVAGSVETASFWTACPYCYFLFEYPVDCEGCCLRCQNCERSFHGLSIPSLPPLVPGQEAYYCNWGCLPMGFVFGTLGSNGPGCVPENGPEAVSNGAASELGSRSARKKGRPQKGV, encoded by the coding sequence atgaaCACAAACAGAGCCGAAGCCGAACGCTTGCTCGCCATCGGCGAGAAGCTGCTCCAGAGCCGTGACCTGAGCGGCTCCCGCGACTTCGCCATTCTCGCGCAGGAAGCCGAGCCGCTCCTCGAAGGCTCCGACCAGATCCTCGCCATCGTCGACGTCCTCGTCGCCGCCGAGAAGCCGATCCACGACAGCCACCTCGATTGGTACGCCATTCTCCAAGTGGATCGCACGTGCCAGAACCTCGATCTCATCAGAAAACAGTACCGCAGACTCGGTCTTCTCCTTCACCCTGACAAGAACCCTTTCTCCCTAGCCGACCACGCTTTCAAGTTTGTCACCGATGCATGGGCCGTTTTATCCGACCCGGTTCAGAAAGCCTTGTACGACCGAGACGTCGCCGGTTCGGTCGAAACGGCGAGTTTCTGGACTGCATGTCCGTACTGTTACTTTCTCTTCGAGTACCCTGTGGATTGCGAGGGGTGTTGCCTGAGGTGCCAGAATTGCGAGAGGTCGTTCCACGGGCTTTCGATTCCGTCGCTCCCTCCTCTCGTGCCGGGCCAGGAGGCCTATTATTGTAACTGGGGGTGCTTGCCCATGGGCTTTGTGTTTGGAACTTTGGGCTCCAATGGGCCTGGGTGTGTGCCTGAGAATGGCCCGGAGGCTGTTTCGAATGGGGCTGCCTCGGAGTTGGGTTCTCGTTCTGCGCGGAAGAAGGGAAGGCCTCAAAAGGGGGTGTGA
- the LOC106760368 gene encoding uncharacterized protein LOC106760368 — protein sequence MLPIAYAVVEVENKDNWTWFLELLIEDLGGKDVCAGITFISDQQKGLLGAFQDLLPGVDQRFSIATHPQQWEAEMMNIKAINVDAFKYLIGISPRFWSRSRFTSTSKCDTLVNNMSXAFNSVLVDSRCKPIISMLEDIRVYIMKRWAANRTKMISYQASVCPKVWNXFQKESWLGRYWLPRWSREKLFEVIHISQFXQQYVVNVDTMDCSCRKWAITGIPCTHAITAMKFLNINAEDYIAHWFRKSTYEETYNPIIKPINGQHLWEVTPYSDILPPKKKTMPGRPKKKRRLEEWELKKNASELRKGGQSKRCAICKQLGHNKKGCPLRPTTQSTDAQTEATQAPPTNQSADAGPPPEQTQPTQQSTVLGTDGGPSQAQPTQPDM from the exons ATGTTGCCCATAGCATATGCTGTAGTTGAGGTCGAAAACAAAGACAACTGGACTTGGTTTTTGGAGCTTCTTATTGAGGACCTTGGTGGCAAAGATGTGTGTGCAGGAATCACGTTTatttcagaccaacaaaag GGTCTTTTGGGAGCTTTCCAAGATCTTCTACCTGGGGTAGACCAAAGATTTT CAATAGCCACACATCCACAACAATGGGAAGCTGAAATGATGAACATAAAAGCCATCAATGTTGACGCTTTTAAATACTTGATTGGCATTTCACCTAG GTTTTGGTCAAGATCTAGATTCACATCTACATCAAAATGTGACACCCTTGTGAACAACATGAGCGANGCCTTTAATAGTGTGCTAGTTGATAGTAGGTGTAAGCCTATTATTAGCATGTTAGAAGACATTAGGgtatatattatgaaaagatGGGCTGCCAATAGGACAAAGATGATTTCATATCAAGCTTCAGTCTGCCCTAAGGTTTGGAACANATTTCAGAAGGAGTCATGGTTAGGTAGATATTGGTTACCAAG GTGGTCNAGAGAGAAACTATTTGAAGTTATTCATATTTCACAATTTNGCCAGCAATATGTTGTGAATGTGGACACCATGGACTGCTCATGCAGAAAATGGGCCATTACTGGCATTCCTTGTACGCATGCCATAACTGCAATGAAATTCCTCAACATCAATGCAGAAGATTACATTGCCCACTGGTTTAGAAAGTCCACCTATGAAGAGACTTACAACCCCATCATTAAACCTATCAATGGTCAACATTTATGGGAGGTCACACCCTATTCAGACATATTACCACCAAAAAAGAAGACAATGCCTGGAAGGCCAAAGAAGAAACGAAGATTGGAAGAGTGGGAGTTGAAGAAAAATGCAAGTGAATTAAGAAAGGGTGGGCAAAGCAAAAGATGTGCCATCTGCAAACAACTTGGACACAACAAAAAAGGTTGTCCACTGAGACCTACAACCCAATCTACTGATGCACAAACAGAAGCCACTCAGGCTCCACCTACAAACCAATCTGCTGATGCTGGTCCTCCACCTGAACAAACACAACCCACTCAACAATCCACTGTGCTTGGTACTGATGGTGGTCCTTCACAAGCACAACCCACCCAACCAGATATGTGA